The following are from one region of the Methanomassiliicoccales archaeon genome:
- a CDS encoding ribbon-helix-helix domain-containing protein, whose amino-acid sequence MAKVRSAPPTKERYDMKHPVVSIRVTEEQLKKLEVMAKTAGMPRAQIMRIALGIEVGKIEEVYWRGYFDGFIAGKRLYEGSLTFERCPKCGHVNDSEIGETEPDFGLPVSFPKYLDIKTLIQGKKDHNEAIPQGGKSPPAREFGVRKVRKVRKIKLGSA is encoded by the coding sequence ATGGCAAAGGTCAGAAGTGCACCACCTACAAAGGAAAGATACGACATGAAGCACCCCGTCGTTTCCATTCGGGTTACCGAGGAGCAGCTGAAGAAATTGGAAGTCATGGCAAAAACAGCAGGAATGCCCCGCGCACAGATCATGCGGATTGCGCTCGGGATTGAAGTAGGAAAGATTGAAGAGGTCTATTGGCGCGGATATTTTGACGGGTTTATAGCGGGAAAACGGTTGTATGAGGGATCGCTCACGTTCGAACGGTGCCCTAAGTGCGGTCATGTCAATGATTCGGAAATCGGCGAGACGGAGCCCGATTTCGGTCTTCCTGTATCCTTTCCCAAGTACTTAGATATTAAAACTCTCATCCAAGGCAAAAAGGACCACAATGAAGCAATCCCCCAAGGTGGCAAATCCCCGCCTGCAAGAGAATTCGGGGTGCGCAAGGTGAGAAAGGTAAGAAAGATCAAATTGGGATCTGCCTGA